A genomic segment from Nymphalis io chromosome 7, ilAglIoxx1.1, whole genome shotgun sequence encodes:
- the LOC126769434 gene encoding uncharacterized protein LOC126769434, with protein MTEIIFKINGIEHKADGMFGPDFTLNEYIRKVANLRGTKAMCHEGGCGACIVNVRAPQPPSNEVKTFAVNSCLVSILSCHGWEITTAEGIGNKRIGYHEVQKRLANFSGTQCGYCTPGFVMSMYSLYQSKNQKVSSKEVENSFASNICRCTGYRPIADAFKSLAEDADDNLLNQLVDVEDLNTIKPCTFQYSQEEMHDYSLLDNISLETNNSNADVDSFKDPSWCILGKSNGQMFTIESDSHKWYKAYNLDDIFKAMQNDGDYEIIAGNTGQGVIPVTEYPPNIIDIFNVSELKEHTVDVNLIIGAGMPISEAMEIFLKMSENEDFSYLKELYNHLDLVSHIPVRNIGTIGGNLMLKHKDNKFQSDLFLIIETVGGMITIAESVAKTNIISLPEFLHTDMKRKIILNIMLPPLSQSCYLKTFKIMPRAQNAHAIINAGFLLKFHHNSNLVDKATIVYGGVSQSFIHAEKTEAILVGRDPYTNDTLQLVLKNLEEELQPEENYPEPTAAFRKRLALALYYKAILSLCPDEKVNPIYKSGGQLIKREVSKGSQSFETDKSVWPLNQPMAKMEAFLQCAGEAIFSNDVPSIVDEVFAAFVTADVNAGSIISGFDTSEAFKIPGVSAFYTAKDIPGNNTFTPNNIPLMSADEEILCSEKVMFYGQPAGIIVADREKTAQKAANIVKITYSYVSTKKPLLTMDDVLISTEIHERLMKNEIVEPTEIGNDVKKVLSGEFKLRGQYHFYMEPQTCVTIPVENGMDIYSSAQWLDLTNVAVTQCLKIPVNRINVIILRLGGGYGGKISRSTQIACSAALVTHLQGKPCRFILPLITTMKSIGKRLPTNNKFEVGVNEDGLIQYLKNTFYQDCGYSFNEMIAERTVKHFNSCYESKSWKIEANSIITDNASNTYCRSPSSAEGIAMIENIMEYIAYSLRKDPIEVRLLNMVSENNPLPEMINQLKIDSEYESRTKDVKIYNEQNRWRKRSLKIMPMTFDIFYFGNYNSVISVYHGDGTLTIHHGGAAMGQGLNTKIAQVCAYKLGVPLKKIIVRPSTSYFSPNAMVTGGSIGSECIAFATIKACEILLERLAPIKETGTLSWEELISKAYGEGVDLQASYMYSQKDNLIPYNVYAVCAVEIEIDILTGNHDIRRVDILEDTGRSISPTLDVGQIEGAFVMGIGYWTSENLVYDQATGELLTNRTWNYKPPGIKDIPADMRIYFRRNAGNEFGVLQSKATGEPAFCLATILLHAFRDAIRYGRLDAGYPDQWVEIGAPCTVENIFMAFDHKIEHFLLN; from the exons atgaccgaaataatatttaaaataaatggaattgaACATAAAG CTGATGGCATGTTTGGTCCGGATTTCACTCTAAATGAATACATAAGAAAAGTTGCTAATCTACGTGGGACGAAAGCCATGTGCCACGAAGGTGGATGTGGTGCTTGTATTGTCAACGTTCGCGCTCCTCAACCACCATCGAACGAAGTAAAAACGTTTGCTGTAAATtct TGTCTTGTATCAATACTATCATGTCATGGCTGGGAAATTACAACTGCGGAAGGGATTGGTAACAAGCGAATCGGTTATCACGAAGTCCAAAAACGTCTAGCAAACTTCAGCGGTACCCAGTGTGGATATTGTACTCCGGGATTTGTTATGAGCATGTACAG CCTTTATCAATCTAAAAACCAAAAAGTCTCATCCAAAGAGGTCGAAAACTCATTTGCAAGCAATATTTGCCGGTGCACTGGTTACCGACCAATTGCTGATGCATTTAAGTCTTTAGCTGAAGATGCGGATGATAACCTACTTAACCAATTAGTAGATGTAGAAGATTTAAATACCATTAAGCCATGTACATTTCAATATTCCCAAGAAGAAATGCATGATTACAGTCTCCttgataatattagtttagaaaCCAATAATTCAAATGCTGACGTTGATAGTTTTAAAGACCCCTCTTGGTGTATACTTGGAAAGTCAAATGGACAAATGTTCACGATTGAATCAGACTCACATAAATGGTACAAAGCATATAATTTAGATGATATCTTTAAAGCTATGCAAAATGACGGCGATTATGAAATAATAGCTGGAAACACAGGTCAAG GTGTGATACCTGTTACGGAGTATCCGCcgaatataattgatattttcaaTGTATCCGAATTAAAAGAACATACAGTAGATGTGAATTTAATCATAGGAGCCGGTATGCCAATATCAGAAGCTATGGAAATTTTCTTAAAGATGTCAGAAAACGAGgacttttcttatttaaaagaattatataatcatttggATTTAGTCTCTCATATCCCTGTTCGTAAT atcGGAACAATTGGTGGAAATCTAATGTTAAAACATAAggataataaatttcaatcagatctatttttgattattgAAACTGTTGGAGGAATGATCACAATTG ctGAAAGTGTTgctaaaactaatataatatctcTTCCCGAATTTTTGCATACCGacatgaaaagaaaaattattttgaacattATGCTGCCTCCTCTTtcacaaagttgttatcttaaaacTTTTAAG ATAATGCCCCGAGCACAAAATGCTCATGCAATTATTAATGCtggatttcttttaaaatttcatcacaattCTAATTTAGTTGACAAAGCGACAATTGTATATGGCGGTGTGTCACAAAGTTTTATACACGCAGAGAAAACTGAAGCAATTTTAGTTGGCAGAGATCCATACACAAACGACACATTACAGTTGGTATTAAAGAATTTAGAAGAAGAACTACAACCAGAAGAAAATTATCCAGAGCCTACTGCTGCCTTTAGAAAAAGGCTTGCTTTAGCATTATATTATAAG GCAATACTAAGTTTATGTCCAGATGAAAAAGTAAATCCAATATACAAATCAGGTGGACAACTTATAAAAAGAGAGGTATCAAAAGGGAGTCAAAGTTTTGAAACAGACAAAAGTGTTTGGCCACTAAACCAACCTATGGCTAAAATGGAAGCATTTTTACAATGTGCCGGTGAAGCCATATTTTCTAACGACGTTCCGTCTATTGTTGATGAAGTTTTTGCAGCGTTCGTAACAGCAGATGTTAATGCTGGAAGTATTATAAGTGGTTTTGATACTTCGGAAGCattt AAAATTCCAGGAGTAAGTGCATTTTACACTGCGAAGGATATACCAGGAAACAACACTTTTACTCCAAATAATATTCCTCTAATGTCTGCTGATGAAGAAATACTATGTTCTGAAAAAGTTATGTTCTATGGACAACCAGCTGGAATCATCGTTGCTGATCGGGAAAAAACAGCTCAAAAAGCTGCTAACAtcgttaaaattacatattcttATGTAAGCACAAAAAAACCGTTGTTGACCATGGACGATGTACTTATATCAACTGAAATACATGAAAGATTGATGAAAAATGAAATTGTCGAACCGACAGAAATTGGTAACGATGTTAAGAAAGTGTTAAGTGGAGAGTTCAAATTAAGAGGTCAATACCATTTTTATATGGAACCGCAAACATGTGTAACTATACCAGTTGAAAATGGAATGGACATTTATTCATCAGCACAATGGCTAGATTTGACAAATGTTGCAGTTACGCAGTGTCTTAAAATACCTGTAAATAG gatTAATGTGATTATTCTAAGACTAGGGGGAGGATATGGTGGTAAAATATCACGATCCACTCAAATTGCTTGTAGTGCTGCCTTAGTAACCCACTTACAAGGGAAACCATGCAGGTTCATATTGCCCTTGATAACAACTATGAAATCCATTGGAAAAAGATTGCCAACAAATAATAAGTTTGAG GTCGGTGTTAACGAAGATGGCCTGATTCAGTATCTTAAAAACACGTTTTATCAAGATTGTGGATATTCGTTTAATGAAATGATTGCTGAGAGAACGGTTAAGCACTTTAACAGCTGCTACGAATCGAAAAGCTGGAAAATCGAAGCTAACAGTATTATCACTGACAATGCATCTAATACTTACTGCAGATCACctt CATCAGCAGAAGGAATAGCGATGATAGAAAATATAATGGAATATATTGCGTATAGCCTGAGAAAGGATCCTATAGAAGTCCGTCTATTAAATATGGTTTCAGAAAATAATCCATTACCAGAAATGATAAATCAATTAAAGATAGACTCAGAATATGAGTCACGTACAAAAGACGTAAAAATATACAACGAACAAAACAGATGGAGAAAaagatcattaaaaataatgccaATGACTTTTGATATTTTCTATTTTGGAAATTATAATTCGGTTATATCCGTCTACCATGGTGATGGTACTCTGACCATTCATCACGGGGGTGCCGCTATGGGCCAAGGCTTAAATACAAAGATAGCTCAAGTATGCGCCTATAAACTAGGAGTacctttgaaaaaaattattgtcaGACCTAGTACGAGTTATTTCTCACCGAATGCaatggtaactggtggtagtaTTGGCAGTGAATGTATTGCATTTGCAACAATAAAGGCATGTGAGATTCTTTTAGAAAGATTAGCTCCTATAAAAGAAACAGGAACATTATCTTGGGAAGAGCTTATTTCTAAAGCATATGGAGAAGGTGTTGATTTACAAGCGTCTTATATGTATTCGCAGAAAGACAACTTGATACCGTACAATGTATATGCAGTGTGTGCAGTAGAAATAGAAATCGACATATTAACCGGTAACCACGATATAAGAAGAGTTGATATACTTGAAGATACGGGAAGAAGTATAAGTCCTACATTAGATGTTGGGCAG ATCGAAGGTGCCTTTGTTATGGGAATAGGCTACTGGACATCAGAAAACCTTGTCTACGATCAGGCAACTGGAGAACTCCTCACAAATCGTACATGGAATTATAAGCCGCCAGGAATTAAGGATATCCCTGCCGATATGAGGATATACTTTCGTAGAAACGCTGGAAATGAATTTGGCGTACTTCAGTCTAAAG CAACTGGCGAACCAGCATTTTGTCTGGCCACGATACTCCTGCACGCATTCCGCGATGCTATTCGTTACGGGCGACTGGATGCAGGATATCCAGACCAATGGGTGGAAATTG GTGCTCCGTGTACagtggaaaatatatttatggcaTTTGATCACAAAATAGAACACTTTTTGCtgaattaa